A region from the Corticium candelabrum chromosome 14, ooCorCand1.1, whole genome shotgun sequence genome encodes:
- the LOC134189972 gene encoding transmembrane prolyl 4-hydroxylase-like, with product MHVGLVLFAVLVCSRGSRFLQNKHPPLVRLRPERQGHKQILQLPGLNNPTVMTTVNVEPPIFFIDDFLTPKECSHIINLAKRQGMKNSPVGDEFDYLDPDFMDKFDPKEAWEDWNINGDEWIDKEELIQNMMDLANAKFSSDDADEMLSQLKLDKDLDGKLNYEEFASSDVVAVNEFINKVRDANPWYKVRYSSQTWLRQDSSSDPVLQQLRERLIALTHLPRVIVETSEHIQVVHYDVGGHYHCHLDTNPEEANQTCCHFSSRMTDGCRLCRFLTLLYYLNEVPDGGATAFPGAWMEPNLDYNEFESSGLCNLSAQCNSGLVVKPKLGSGVLWYSHFVDDEGQLSRVDNRTIHGGCDVIKGDKWIANNWIDIDGFVDYSQLDAETDGTKAIHSEL from the coding sequence ATGCACGTTGGTCTcgttctgtttgctgttttggtTTGTAGTAGGGGTAGCAGATTTCTACAAAATAAGCATCCACCATTGGTCCGATTGAGGCCAGAGAGACAAGGACACAAACAAATTCTCCAACTTCCTGGTCTCAATAACCCGACTGTGATGACAACAGTTAACGTAGAACCTCCGATCTTTTTTATTGACGATTTCTTGACACCTAAAGAGTGCAGTCACATCATAAATTTGGCAAAACGACAAGGTATGAAGAACAGTCCGGTTGGTGATGAATTTGATTATCTGGATCCGGATTTTATGGATAAATTTGATCCAAAAGAGGCATGGGAAGACTGGAACATTAACGGAGACGAATGGATAGATAAAGAAGAGTTGATACAGAACATGATGGATTTAGCGAATGCCAAGTTTAGCAGCGATGATGCTGATGAGATGTTGAGTCAGTTGAAATTGGACAAAGATCTTGATGGCAAACTCAATTATGAAGAATTTGCCAGCTCTGATGTAGTTGCTGTCAATGAGTTTATTAACAAAGTACGTGACGCAAATCCTTGGTACAAAGTCCGATATAGTTCCCAAACATGGTTACGTCAAGACTCCAGCTCCGATCCCGTCTTGCAGCAGTTGAGGGAGAGACTAATTGCACTCACTCATTTGCCACGAGTGATCGTCGAGACGAGTGAACATATTCAAGTCGTGCATTATGATGTTGGTGGACACTATCACTGCCATCTGGATACTAATCCTGAAGAGGCTAATCAAACCTGTTGTCACTTTAGCAGCAGGATGACTGACGGTTGCCGATTATGTCGTTTCCTTACATTGTTGTATTATCTCAATGAAGTGCCTGATGGAGGAGCAACAGCTTTTCCTGGTGCTTGGATGGAACCCAACCTAGATTACAATGAATTTGAAAGCAGTGGTCTTTGTAACCTCAGTGCCCAGTGTAATTCTGGTCTCGTGGTGAAACCAAAGTTAGGGTCTGGTGTGTTGTGGTATAGCCATTTTGTGGATGATGAAGGACAGCTGAGTAGAGTTGACAACAGGACAATTCATGGTGGTTGTGATGTTATCAAAGGCGACAAATGGATTGCAAATAACTGGATCGATATTGATGGCTTTGTAGACTACAGCCAGCTTGATGCGGAGACGGATGGTACAAAAGCCATCCATTCTGAGTTATAG
- the LOC134189902 gene encoding transmembrane prolyl 4-hydroxylase-like, with amino-acid sequence MHVNVGLLLFAVLTCSGGNRFLQNKHPPLVRLRPEKQGHKQILQLPGLDKPSVMTTVNVEPPIFFIDDFLTPKECSHIIKLAKRQGMENSPVGDEFDYLDQDFIDEFDPKEAWEDWNINGDEWIDKEELIQNMMDLANAKFSGDDADEMLSQLKLDKDLDGKLNYEEFASSDVVAVNEFINKVRDANPWYKVRYSSQTWLRQDSSSDPVLQQLRERLIALTHLPPVIVETSEHIQVVHYDVGGHYHCHLDTDPEEANQTCCYLTSRMTDGCRLCRFLTLLYYLNEVPDGGATAFPGAWMEPNLDYSEFQSTGLCNLSAQCNSGLVVKPKLGSAVLWYSHFVDNDGQLSRVDNRTIHGGCDVIKGEKWIANNWIDIDGFVDYNQLDAEMDGTKAIHSEL; translated from the coding sequence ATGCACGTTAATGTTGGTCTccttctgtttgctgttttgacttGTAGCGGAGGTAACAGATTTTTACAAAACAAGCACCCACCATTGGTTCGATTGAGGCCAGAGAAACAAGGACACAAACAAATTCTCCAACTTCCTGGTCTGGATAAACCATCTGTGATGACAACAGTTAACGTAGAACCTCCAATCTTTTTTATTGACGATTTCTTGACACCTAAAGAGTGCAGTCACATCATAAAATTGGCAAAACGACAAGGTATGGAGAACAGTCCGGTTGGTGATGAATTTGATTATTTGGATCAGGATTTTATCGACGAATTTGATCCAAAAGAGGCATGGGAAGACTGGAACATTAACGGAGACGAATGGATAGATAAAGAAGAGTTGATACAGAACATGATGGATTTAGCGAATGCCAAGTTTAGCGGCGATGATGCTGATGAGATGTTGAGTCAGTTGAAATTGGACAAAGATCTTGATGGCAAACTCAATTATGAAGAATTTGCCAGCTCTGATGTAGTTGCTGTCAATGAGTTTATTAACAAAGTACGTGACGCAAATCCTTGGTACAAAGTCCGATATAGTTCCCAAACATGGTTACGTCAAGACTCCAGCTCCGATCCCGTCTTGCAGCAGTTGAGGGAGAGACTAATTGCACTCACTCATTTGCCACCAGTGATCGTCGAGACGAGTGAGCATATTCAAGTCGTGCATTATGATGTTGGTGGACACTATCACTGCCATCTGGATACTGATCCTGAAGAGGCTAATCAAACCTGTTGTTACTTGACAAGCAGGATGACTGACGGTTGCCGATTATGTCGTTTCCTTACATTGTTGTATTATCTCAATGAAGTGCCTGATGGAGGAGCAACAGCTTTTCCTGGTGCTTGGATGGAACCCAACCTAGATTACAGTGAATTTCAGAGCACTGGTCTTTGTAACCTCAGTGCCCAGTGTAATTCTGGTCTTGTGGTGAAACCAAAGTTAGGGTCTGCTGTGTTGTGGTATAGCCATTTCGTGGACAATGACGGACAGCTGAGTAGAGTTGACAACAGGACAATTCATGGTGGTTGTGATGTTATCAAAGGAGAAAAATGGATTGCAAATAATTGGATTGACATCGATGGCTTTGTAGACTACAACCAGCTTGATGCGGAGATGGATGGTACAAAAGCCATCCATTCTGAGTTATAG